CGCCGGGACGCTGTCGACGGGGGCGGCGGTCACGGTGACCGACACCGGCTGGTCTGACGGGGCGGCTCCGCCGGTGGTAAAGAGGAACCCCGTGACCACGAGGAGGGCACCCAGGAGGACGGCAATCAGCGGGCGGAGCGCCCTGGCGTCGGCGTTCGGGGAGGGCACGTGACGCATAGCTGGCGGTCGGAACGGGTCGTGGGAGTGTCTTGTGGTGGCTAGAGGGGACAGTCGCGTCCCGGCCCCGTCACTCGACGGACTCGACCACGGAGACCCGCCGGTCAGCGTCGACGGTCACCCGGTAGCCGGCGTAGTTGAACGTCACCTGACCGTTCGTGCGGTCGCCCGCGAAGATAGCGTCGAGCGCATCCGGGTCGACAACATCGTTCAGACCGGGAAGCGCCGTCGGAGTCGTCCCCGCCACCTCGGCGACCGCGTCGACGACCGCACGGCTCGTCTCGCTGACCGCTCTGTGTTGCGTCTGTGCTCGCGATTCTCCCGCCTCGGTCCCCACCTGTGAAGACATGACAGGTGTTGCTTATGTTCAATCAGGTATAAATTCGCGTCAGACGCCAGTCAGACGCCCGGGTCGTCACCGCGGTGCCAGTTCGACCGTGATTCCGTCGACGTAGTGGGTCGCCGTGGTCTCCCAGATGACGCTCGTCCCGACGGCCAGCCAGAGCGTGTCCGTCGCCAGTTCCGGGGTGGCCCACTCGAACTCGTAGGTGCGCCAGCCCTCGGCGAGCCACAGCGATTCGCGCAGGCCGCCGAAGGGCGTCTCGCCCTGGCCGGTGGTGTTCTGCTGTGGTTGCGGGAAGTCCTGCTCCGTCTCGGGCGGCTCCGGACCGAGCCGAACGACGGCGTCCCGGATGGAGTTGAACGACTCCGATTCGCTCCAGAACTCGGCGGTCACGGTAGCGGTGTAGGCCTGCCTCTGCTCGGCCGACATCGGGTGGACCGCCCAGCAGGTGCCGTCGTCGTGGTCCCCCTCGTTGACGATGCGGAGGCTCTGCTCGCCCTCGGCGGCCTGCTCGTCCGAGACGTCGATGGTCCACTCGAAGTCGGCGAGGTCGACCTCCGGACCGATGGCCGCCGCCGTCTCCCACTCACCGAGGCCGTCTTCGAAGCCCTCGGTGAAGGCAGGGCCCTCGGACTCGCCGAGACAGCCGGCAGTCCCGACCGCCGCGAGCGCGAGGCCCGTCCGGAGGAAGGGTCGTCTGTGCATACAGACCAATCGCTCGGCTGATACTTAAGTGCTGGACGCCCCCAGCGGGACGGGGAAGCCGTCGCCGACCAGGCGTCAGTCGTCGGAGGGGAGCGGCTCGCCCTTGCCGTTCGTCGGCGCGGGCGAGGCGTCCATCGAATCGTCCTCGGCGTAGGGGTACCACGTCATCTTCGTGTTGTGCATGAACGGGTCCTCGTAGTCGGTCTCCTCGGGCTCGACGAGGTCGGCGAGCGTCTCCTCGTCGCGGGCCTCGACGAAGTCGCGGAAGGTCTCGTCGTCTGCCCGATGCGATTTGAAGTTCTCGACGAGGTTCTTGATGGCACCGGGCACCTCGTCGGCGGGGACGCGCAGCTCGACCCAGTCCGCGAAGCGCGGGTCGTCGCCCAGGCCGCCGCCCAGGCCGATGTCCAGCGCCTCGACCGGTTCGCCGTCCTTGCGGGTCTTCATGCCTCGCAGGGAGACGTCGGCGATCTGTGGCTGGGCGCAGGAGGCCGTACAGCCCGAGAGGTGGATGTGGAACTCGTCGTGGTCCGCGGGGAGCGTGACGTTGTCCTTGAGCCAGCGGGCGTAGCGGACCTGGCGGTTCTTCGTCTCCACGATGGAGAGCGAGCAGAACTCCGAGCCCGTGCAGGCGATGGAGCCACGCATGAACGGCGAGGGGTCGGGCGAGTAGTCCTCGAGCAGGTCCGCGGCGAGGAAGTCGTCGAGGTTCTCCTCGGGGATGTCCGTGACGACGACGTTCTGGCGCTGCGTCAGGCGTACCTCGCCGGAGCCATACTCGTCGGCGAGGTCGGCCAGTGCCAGCGTGTCGTCGGCACCCATCCGACCGACGAGGACGTTCAGGCCGACGTAGTAGTTGCCGTCGGGCTGTTCGGTGACGCCGACGTGGTCGTTGTGGCCGGCCTGCGTGCCGGTGTTGTAGGTGTACTGGTCGCGCATGTCCTCGCCCGCGGTGGGCAGTTCGAAGTCGACGAACTCGGCCTGGAGGACCTCGCGCATCTTCTCGGTGCCCCACTCGTCGACGAGGAACTTGATGCGGGCGTTGAAGCGGTCCTCGCGGTCGCCGTATTCGCGGAAGAGCGCGGACATGCCGTGGGCGACGTCGGCGGCCTGTTCCGGCGGGACCCAGACGTCCAGCGAGCGCGCGAGTCGCGGCTCCTTCCGGGAGAGCCCGCCGCCGACGCGGACGTTGAACCCGAGTTCGCCGTCCTTTTCCGCAGGCTCGAAGGCGAGGTCGTTGATGTCGCCCTGGCCACAGCCCTCGTCACAGCCGGTGACGGCGACTTTCCACTTCCGGGGGAGGTTCGCGTAGTCGTCGTTGCCCTTGAACGTCTCGTGGAGGTCCTCGGCGACCGGCCAGGCGTCGATGTGCTCGTGCTTGTCCTTGCCGGCCACGGGACAGCCGACAATGTTGCGCCAGGAGTCGCCACAGGCCTGCTGGGTCGTCAGCCCGACGGACTCCAGTTTGTCGAAGATCTCGGGGATGTCCTCGAGTTTGATCCAGTGCAGTTGGATGGACTGGCGCGTCGTCCAGTCACAGTAGGCGTCGCCGAACTCGGGGTTCTCGGCGGGGCCGGTCGCGTACTCCTTTGCGACCTCGCCGATGACCTCCAGCTGTCCCGGCTCGATGACGCCGTTCGGCGTCCCGATGCGCATCATGAAGTACGACTCCTGGCCGGAGCGCTGGTGGTACAGGCCCCACCACTTGAAGCGCTCGAACCAGGCGTCGTGTTCGTCCTCGGGGATGGCGTCCCACCCCTGCTCCGCGAACTCGAAGAGGTGCTCGCGGATTTCGTTACCGTAGACTTCGTCCTTCCAGTTCTCTACCTTGGTCGGCATGGATTGTCGTACGCGAACCTCTAGAGAGCCACCGTTATACCACAATGCTTGCCGTCAACCGTCTCCTCCACTCCCGGGAAACGGAGAAAGTTGCCTACTCGTCGGAGCGGGCGAGTCGGGTGCGTTTCGCCGGAAAATGGACGCTGTCGTGGACGACGCCGAAGAACTCGCCCGACTCCGGGTCTACGACGCGACCGACGGTCAGCCAGTCCGTGACCCCGCTGGCCCCACAGGCGATACACTGCCCGGCGATACGCGCCTGGATGTCCGGGTGGTCGACGCTGACTTCGACGAACCCCTCGGCGAGGAAATCGGTCGGTTCACACCCGCAGAAGTCGCTTCGTGCCAGCAGCCACAGGTCCGAGACGTTCACCTCGCGGGAGTCGTTCACGGATATCCAGGCCCCGTCGTCAAGCTGATGAACGTCGGTCGGCATTACAGCCCGGTAGAATCCCGGCGTACCTTAGCCCGTCGCCGAGTGCAAGTTTCACCGGCGTCCGGGACGCTCCCGCCACGTTTGGCGGTGTCTATCAGAGACCCGCGCGACGGAGCACCGGTGAGACCGTGCACGAGATAACGGCGGCTGTTGCCCCTACGTCGCAGTGCTGGTAGTTGTTACAGCTGAGAGCGTCGTTAAGAGGGCAGGGGCGATACGGTTGGATACGACATGACCGG
This DNA window, taken from Haloarcula ordinaria, encodes the following:
- a CDS encoding HalOD1 output domain-containing protein — translated: MSSQVGTEAGESRAQTQHRAVSETSRAVVDAVAEVAGTTPTALPGLNDVVDPDALDAIFAGDRTNGQVTFNYAGYRVTVDADRRVSVVESVE
- a CDS encoding nitrite/sulfite reductase codes for the protein MPTKVENWKDEVYGNEIREHLFEFAEQGWDAIPEDEHDAWFERFKWWGLYHQRSGQESYFMMRIGTPNGVIEPGQLEVIGEVAKEYATGPAENPEFGDAYCDWTTRQSIQLHWIKLEDIPEIFDKLESVGLTTQQACGDSWRNIVGCPVAGKDKHEHIDAWPVAEDLHETFKGNDDYANLPRKWKVAVTGCDEGCGQGDINDLAFEPAEKDGELGFNVRVGGGLSRKEPRLARSLDVWVPPEQAADVAHGMSALFREYGDREDRFNARIKFLVDEWGTEKMREVLQAEFVDFELPTAGEDMRDQYTYNTGTQAGHNDHVGVTEQPDGNYYVGLNVLVGRMGADDTLALADLADEYGSGEVRLTQRQNVVVTDIPEENLDDFLAADLLEDYSPDPSPFMRGSIACTGSEFCSLSIVETKNRQVRYARWLKDNVTLPADHDEFHIHLSGCTASCAQPQIADVSLRGMKTRKDGEPVEALDIGLGGGLGDDPRFADWVELRVPADEVPGAIKNLVENFKSHRADDETFRDFVEARDEETLADLVEPEETDYEDPFMHNTKMTWYPYAEDDSMDASPAPTNGKGEPLPSDD